From a region of the Methanomassiliicoccus sp. genome:
- a CDS encoding PAS domain S-box protein yields the protein MLQILYVDDEMSLLEIGKIFIEQSGDAKVDTALSGKEAMSLMSSKEYDAVISDYQMPEINGIELLKMVRDKHKGIPFILFTGKGREGVVIEALNNGADFYLQKGGDPISQFAELRHHLRQAISRHRSEMLLRQSEERFRSIIEDAPVALGVGRHGKALYANQRFMHMFGYEDKAEFLKMDFNLLLEPSQRDQGPLLPADSEAGTILIETELMGLRKDGTHFPFHLIVASINLEDGPGHLAVFTDITERKRAEERSQENLSRLTMAMKMASIAFWKYDLGTRTMELNDQFFALFGTTAEKEGGYLMSRDTYLQEFVHPDDRERLAEIENNDYASGHPYPYLQYKYRVIRRDGSVRTFVIRLNFLKDDGGRTLTIEGVCQDITEQNSTVACH from the coding sequence ATGCTCCAAATCCTGTACGTTGATGATGAGATGAGTCTTCTGGAGATCGGTAAGATATTCATCGAGCAGTCCGGAGACGCCAAGGTGGACACCGCGCTGTCCGGAAAGGAGGCCATGTCCTTGATGTCAAGCAAGGAGTACGATGCGGTGATATCAGACTACCAGATGCCGGAGATCAACGGGATCGAGCTTCTGAAGATGGTGAGGGACAAGCACAAGGGGATACCGTTCATCCTCTTCACCGGAAAGGGCCGCGAGGGGGTCGTCATCGAGGCGCTGAACAACGGCGCTGACTTCTATTTACAGAAGGGCGGGGACCCGATCTCCCAGTTCGCCGAGCTGCGGCATCACCTCAGGCAGGCGATCTCCCGGCACCGCTCCGAGATGCTTCTCCGCCAGAGCGAGGAGCGTTTTCGCTCTATCATCGAGGACGCCCCCGTGGCCTTGGGGGTGGGAAGGCACGGGAAGGCCCTGTACGCCAATCAGCGCTTCATGCACATGTTCGGCTACGAAGACAAGGCCGAATTCTTGAAGATGGACTTCAACCTCCTCCTGGAGCCCTCCCAACGGGACCAGGGCCCCTTATTACCAGCCGATAGCGAGGCCGGCACGATCCTTATTGAAACGGAACTCATGGGGCTACGGAAGGACGGTACGCACTTTCCCTTCCATCTTATAGTTGCGAGCATCAACCTCGAGGACGGACCGGGCCATCTGGCAGTGTTCACTGACATAACCGAGCGCAAGAGGGCTGAAGAGAGGTCCCAGGAGAATCTGAGCCGCCTTACCATGGCCATGAAAATGGCGAGCATCGCATTCTGGAAGTACGACCTTGGCACCCGTACCATGGAACTGAACGACCAGTTCTTCGCTCTCTTCGGCACCACCGCGGAGAAGGAGGGGGGTTACCTCATGTCCCGCGATACCTACCTTCAGGAGTTCGTTCATCCAGATGACCGCGAGCGGCTTGCGGAGATCGAGAACAATGACTATGCCAGCGGTCACCCCTATCCATATCTTCAGTACAAGTATCGGGTGATAAGGCGGGACGGGTCCGTCCGTACTTTCGTGATACGTCTCAACTTCCTCAAGGACGATGGTGGCAGGACCCTCACCATAGAGGGGGTCTGCCAGGACATAACGGAACAGAACTCGACGGTCGCCTGCCACTGA
- a CDS encoding ABC transporter ATP-binding protein — protein sequence MLYRYRRLIRYPLHQWPRLAAILALSALISLTAVLQPWPLKILVDHALGEARMPDWLSALLSTLGMEGGPVDLVIIAALASLAVFALSSFLTVSLNWIWASTGQKAVYDLQTDLFDRLEHLSLRFHSSSSVGDSLGRMSVDSYSVYSMIDLIATPWQQALTILLVGTVAWSMDPSLTMITFVVALLMGMLAVFFGPRLRSISKRTRQAESQLTSFVHQALTAIPLVQAFGLEDHNDRQFRNLASGVVHISQRNALIRGGYAFAIGLVVAVGTAIVLFAGGQRVLGGSLTVGGLIVFTSYLATLFTGFRSLMRIYGEFKSTEASMDRVLDVLDSTDMVKEAPDAIVLPEREGRVGPRITFENVTYGYEEGRPVLHDIDLDVRPGETIALVGPTGAGKSTFVSLVPRFFDPWEGRVLFDGIDLREIKIDNLRAQASIVLQEPYLLPLTIRENIAYGRPSASDENVIAAAKAAGAEEFIVQLPQGYDTVIGERGITLSGGQRQRLAIARAFLRDAPVLILDEPTSALDARTESDLLSALERLKKGRTTFIIAHRLSTVKGADRIVVLEEGRIVEVGNHQELLVKGGLYSRLHALQFQDPEGGAL from the coding sequence ATGCTCTACCGCTACCGTCGGCTGATCCGATACCCTCTGCATCAATGGCCGCGTCTTGCGGCTATACTGGCCCTATCTGCCCTCATCTCACTGACGGCGGTCCTCCAGCCTTGGCCGCTGAAGATACTGGTGGATCATGCGCTGGGAGAGGCGAGGATGCCGGACTGGCTGTCCGCCCTCCTGTCCACGCTGGGGATGGAGGGCGGTCCTGTGGACCTGGTCATCATCGCGGCCCTGGCCAGCCTGGCGGTGTTCGCCCTTAGCAGCTTCCTCACGGTTTCCCTGAACTGGATATGGGCATCCACAGGTCAGAAGGCCGTGTACGATCTGCAGACCGACCTCTTCGACCGCCTTGAGCACCTGTCGCTGCGATTCCACAGCAGCTCCAGCGTGGGCGACTCCCTGGGCCGCATGAGCGTGGACTCGTACAGTGTGTACTCCATGATAGACCTCATAGCCACTCCCTGGCAGCAAGCCCTCACCATCCTGCTGGTGGGAACGGTGGCGTGGAGCATGGACCCTTCCCTGACGATGATAACCTTCGTGGTGGCCCTGCTCATGGGAATGTTGGCCGTCTTCTTCGGCCCCCGCCTCCGAAGCATCAGCAAGCGGACCCGGCAGGCGGAGAGCCAGCTCACCTCCTTTGTCCATCAGGCCCTGACCGCGATACCACTGGTCCAGGCTTTCGGGCTGGAGGACCACAACGACAGACAGTTCCGGAACCTGGCCTCCGGAGTGGTGCATATCTCCCAGCGGAACGCCCTTATCCGCGGAGGATATGCCTTCGCCATCGGTCTGGTGGTGGCCGTAGGCACCGCCATCGTCCTGTTCGCCGGAGGCCAGCGTGTTTTGGGGGGATCGCTCACGGTGGGTGGTCTCATTGTCTTCACCTCCTATCTCGCCACCCTGTTCACCGGTTTCCGCTCTCTCATGAGGATCTACGGTGAGTTCAAGTCCACCGAGGCTAGCATGGACCGCGTCCTGGACGTGCTGGATTCCACGGACATGGTGAAGGAGGCGCCCGACGCCATCGTCCTCCCCGAGCGCGAGGGCCGCGTGGGACCGCGCATCACCTTCGAGAATGTGACCTACGGATATGAGGAGGGGAGGCCGGTGCTACATGACATTGACCTGGATGTCCGGCCGGGGGAGACCATCGCCCTGGTGGGGCCGACGGGAGCGGGGAAGAGTACCTTCGTATCCCTGGTCCCCAGGTTCTTCGATCCCTGGGAGGGCAGGGTGCTTTTCGACGGCATCGACCTGAGGGAAATCAAGATCGACAACCTCAGGGCCCAGGCATCCATCGTGCTCCAGGAACCTTACCTACTGCCACTGACAATAAGGGAGAACATCGCCTACGGAAGGCCGTCGGCCAGTGATGAGAATGTGATCGCGGCCGCCAAGGCGGCGGGAGCAGAAGAGTTCATAGTTCAGCTGCCCCAGGGGTACGACACGGTCATCGGCGAGAGGGGGATAACGCTATCCGGCGGACAGAGGCAGCGCCTCGCCATCGCCAGGGCATTCCTCCGGGACGCGCCGGTGCTGATACTGGACGAGCCTACGTCCGCTCTCGATGCCAGAACGGAGTCCGATCTCCTATCGGCTCTGGAGCGACTCAAGAAAGGTAGGACCACGTTCATCATCGCGCACAGGCTGTCCACGGTGAAGGGGGCGGACCGCATCGTCGTCCTGGAAGAGGGCAGGATAGTGGAGGTAGGGAATCACCAAGAGCTTCTGGTCAAGGGTGGGCTGTATTCGCGCCTCCATGCATTGCAGTTCCAGGACCCGGAGGGAGGTGCTCTATGA
- a CDS encoding ABC transporter ATP-binding protein, producing the protein MKGWWLRLLSHVNLRDRGLIVIVAAILLNAIMTIIRPWPLKLIIDNILSGQPLPQSLFWLQQLPGAGSPEVFLAWMAGATVLIYITTQVISVARDYSQTGVGKRMIYALAGDLFDHLQRLSLRFHTSQRAGDLVQRVTSDTTCARDLVLNVLLPSFSSIITLALMFVVMFSLDPYLTFFALLLTPLIVVMVRRTSTPMRERTYKQRKLEGEMTALAEQTLTAMPVVQAYGREEMERQRFRELASTTYRAYLDAMITRVKFNLGLSTITAVGTAIIMVLGGLHVIEGSLTVGGLLVFLSYLEALYAPLETLANVSVSFATAGAGAKRVLEIMDVEQEVKDAPDAASLPPASGRGARITLEGVTFGYQEGRPVLHDIDLDVRPGETIALVGPTGAGKSTLVGLISRFFDPWRGRVMFDGTDLRKVKVSSLRSNISSVLQDPYLLPLTVAENISFGRPEAQREEVLEAAVAAGADEFICKLPQGYDTVIGERGITLSGGQRQRLAIARAFLRDAPVLILDEPTSALDARTEADLLATLERLKKGRTTFIIAHRLSTIRDADRIVVLKDGKVVEVGSHHELMMRGGTYSTFYGLQSGTFTETGRNDQ; encoded by the coding sequence ATGAAAGGCTGGTGGCTTCGCCTGCTGTCCCATGTGAACCTCCGCGACCGCGGCCTCATTGTGATCGTAGCGGCGATTCTCCTCAACGCGATCATGACCATCATCAGGCCCTGGCCCCTGAAGTTGATCATTGACAACATCCTGTCCGGCCAGCCTCTCCCTCAGAGCCTCTTCTGGCTTCAGCAGCTTCCCGGAGCCGGCTCCCCCGAGGTCTTCCTGGCATGGATGGCCGGGGCCACGGTCCTGATCTACATCACCACACAGGTCATCTCCGTCGCTCGCGACTACTCTCAGACCGGGGTCGGCAAGCGCATGATATACGCCCTAGCCGGGGACCTGTTCGACCACCTGCAGCGCCTCTCCCTCCGCTTCCACACCTCCCAGCGAGCGGGGGACCTGGTGCAGCGGGTGACCTCGGACACCACCTGCGCCCGGGACCTTGTCCTGAATGTTCTTTTACCGAGCTTCAGCTCCATCATCACCCTGGCCCTCATGTTCGTGGTGATGTTCAGCCTCGATCCATACCTCACGTTCTTCGCCCTCCTGCTGACCCCGCTCATAGTGGTCATGGTGCGCAGGACCTCCACCCCCATGAGGGAGCGCACCTACAAGCAGAGGAAACTGGAGGGAGAGATGACAGCCCTGGCGGAGCAGACGTTGACCGCGATGCCCGTGGTGCAGGCGTACGGCCGGGAGGAGATGGAGCGTCAGCGGTTCCGGGAACTGGCCTCGACCACCTACAGGGCGTACCTCGACGCCATGATAACGAGGGTAAAGTTCAACCTGGGGTTGAGCACGATTACTGCGGTGGGGACGGCCATCATCATGGTGTTGGGAGGCCTCCACGTCATCGAGGGGAGCTTGACCGTGGGAGGCCTGCTGGTCTTCCTGTCCTACCTTGAAGCGCTGTATGCGCCCCTGGAGACCCTGGCGAACGTCTCCGTATCCTTCGCCACCGCCGGAGCGGGCGCCAAGAGGGTGCTGGAGATCATGGACGTGGAGCAGGAGGTCAAGGATGCCCCCGACGCCGCTTCCCTTCCGCCCGCCAGCGGACGGGGGGCCCGCATCACCCTGGAAGGCGTAACCTTCGGCTACCAGGAAGGTAGGCCGGTGCTACATGACATCGACCTGGATGTCCGGCCGGGGGAGACCATCGCCCTGGTGGGGCCGACGGGAGCGGGAAAGAGCACCCTGGTAGGCCTCATATCCCGCTTCTTCGACCCCTGGAGGGGGAGGGTCATGTTCGACGGCACGGACCTCCGGAAAGTAAAGGTATCCAGCTTGCGGTCGAACATATCCAGCGTGCTGCAGGACCCTTATCTGCTGCCGCTGACGGTGGCGGAGAACATCTCCTTCGGACGTCCGGAAGCGCAGAGGGAAGAGGTGCTGGAGGCGGCCGTGGCCGCAGGGGCGGACGAGTTCATCTGTAAGTTGCCCCAGGGGTACGACACGGTCATCGGCGAGAGAGGAATAACGCTGTCCGGCGGACAGAGGCAGCGCCTCGCCATCGCCAGGGCGTTCCTCCGGGACGCGCCGGTGCTGATACTGGACGAGCCTACGTCCGCTCTCGATGCCAGGACAGAAGCGGACCTGCTGGCCACTCTGGAACGTCTTAAGAAAGGCAGGACCACGTTCATCATCGCACACCGCTTGTCCACCATACGCGACGCCGACCGCATAGTGGTGTTGAAGGACGGCAAGGTCGTAGAGGTGGGCTCACACCATGAGCTGATGATGCGTGGCGGAACATACAGCACGTTCTATGGCCTGCAGTCTGGGACCTTCACGGAGACGGGGCGCAACGACCAATGA
- a CDS encoding flavodoxin, with protein sequence MTVLVTYMSQTGNTRKVAEAIYEAIVGEKEIKPMDQVQGLDGYELTFVGFPIHQFGIAKPAKEFLESKARGKKVALFYTHASWSDPSLPPQVMELIKKFRQSVTDAAAGSTVLGTFDCRGELGEAVAQGCLKSPDPLVQTFGKMRPMTLGHPDAEEISAAKAFARDMMAKK encoded by the coding sequence ATGACCGTCTTAGTCACATATATGTCCCAGACAGGGAACACCAGGAAGGTGGCCGAGGCCATCTATGAGGCGATTGTAGGGGAGAAAGAGATCAAGCCCATGGACCAGGTGCAGGGCCTGGACGGGTACGAGCTCACGTTCGTAGGATTCCCGATACACCAGTTCGGAATCGCGAAGCCTGCCAAGGAGTTCCTGGAGAGCAAGGCCAGGGGGAAGAAGGTAGCGCTGTTCTACACTCATGCGTCGTGGTCCGACCCCTCGTTGCCGCCACAAGTGATGGAGCTGATAAAGAAGTTCCGGCAGAGCGTGACCGACGCCGCAGCCGGTTCGACGGTTCTTGGTACCTTCGACTGCCGCGGCGAGCTCGGCGAGGCAGTGGCCCAGGGATGCTTGAAATCCCCAGATCCCCTCGTACAGACATTTGGAAAGATGCGCCCTATGACCCTGGGCCATCCTGATGCGGAGGAGATATCCGCGGCCAAGGCCTTTGCCAGGGACATGATGGCCAAGAAGTGA
- a CDS encoding gamma carbonic anhydrase family protein gives MSRYIDPTAVLIGNYELGEGVSIWPYAVIRADHDRVVVGEGSNIQEHAVLHVETGFPTIIGKNVTVGHGAIINGATIGDSCIIGMNSTIVEGAVVGDDCIIGANAVVTGTMRVPPRSLVVGIPGRVVRSDDPTLHERAEHNAKAYHALRDEHLEGRYRRYNGSGL, from the coding sequence ATGAGCAGGTACATCGATCCCACGGCAGTTCTGATAGGCAACTATGAGCTGGGTGAAGGGGTGAGCATCTGGCCGTATGCGGTCATAAGGGCGGACCATGACCGTGTGGTGGTAGGGGAGGGAAGCAACATTCAGGAGCACGCCGTGCTCCACGTGGAGACGGGGTTCCCCACGATCATCGGCAAGAACGTCACCGTGGGCCACGGGGCCATCATAAACGGCGCTACCATCGGGGACAGCTGCATCATCGGCATGAACTCCACCATCGTGGAGGGAGCGGTCGTGGGGGACGACTGCATCATCGGGGCCAACGCCGTGGTCACCGGCACCATGAGGGTGCCCCCGCGCTCCCTGGTGGTGGGCATCCCCGGCCGCGTGGTCAGGTCCGACGATCCCACACTGCATGAGCGGGCGGAACACAACGCCAAGGCGTACCACGCGCTGAGGGACGAGCATCTCGAGGGACGGTACCGCCGTTACAATGGCTCCGGGCTGTGA
- a CDS encoding fibronectin type III domain-containing protein: MMGGRTITKPWLSLVLAVMMVASAGGLLLGSADTADASLSVTPVVQSLSDGASWWYTSMAIDPQDHVHVCYSDGEDLHYANDAGGTLSSLTLEGAHGAGVDCSLAVDGQGRAHISYTDNTDVDLRYATNAGGSWSYEIVDSSGEVGRDSRIVVDDQGVAHIGYIGSGLRYAERSGGEWNVVTLDPDGEDIHAMVLDSRGRAYILYSDGSSHRYAAMTDSGWSLETVVDRSLIPGGSMVLDAQDRVHFTLVNANYDLLYANESTGFWNAQRVATSVKADSPRIAGDDDGRAHIIYTDGQRSSLMYATNLGGSWSSHVIEPQDEGRSVYSGAVVVDSQGAAHALYLMGSPSTNDLVVRYASFTPDVHTVPSAPQELTAVPGNNQAEVSWSAPLSDGGSPITGYLLYWREGAEGVDSSVFVNVTSYLRTGLLTGREYYCKVAAINDEGVGPNTSAILITVAGGTPYPSAPRGLSAAYSDGTVVLTWSAPTYGENITGYRVYRGTTSSMEHLATVNGTTAEDRDLQAGMTYYYNVNAENESGAGEVSETVSVTVPSSTLDDIIAFLGSTGGAVLIAGLAVASIGTAWYVLGRRRAR, from the coding sequence ATGATGGGAGGTAGGACCATAACGAAGCCGTGGTTATCGTTGGTACTGGCAGTTATGATGGTCGCGTCGGCAGGAGGCCTGCTCCTCGGCAGCGCGGACACCGCGGACGCGTCCCTCTCAGTGACACCAGTGGTGCAGAGCCTCTCCGACGGGGCCTCCTGGTGGTACACGTCCATGGCCATTGATCCCCAGGACCATGTGCATGTCTGCTACAGCGATGGGGAGGACCTTCACTACGCCAACGATGCCGGCGGAACGCTCTCCTCACTGACGCTAGAGGGCGCGCACGGGGCGGGTGTGGACTGCTCTCTCGCCGTTGACGGACAGGGAAGAGCGCACATCAGCTACACCGACAACACCGACGTCGACCTGCGCTACGCCACTAACGCAGGTGGCTCATGGTCCTACGAGATCGTGGACAGTTCCGGTGAGGTGGGCAGGGACTCGCGTATCGTGGTGGACGATCAGGGCGTGGCTCACATCGGCTACATCGGCTCGGGGCTGAGGTATGCGGAGCGATCGGGAGGCGAGTGGAACGTGGTGACGCTCGATCCCGACGGCGAGGACATACACGCCATGGTCCTCGACTCCCGCGGCCGAGCGTACATCCTGTACTCGGACGGGTCCAGCCACCGTTATGCTGCCATGACCGACAGCGGATGGAGCCTGGAGACGGTGGTGGACCGGTCCCTAATACCGGGTGGCTCCATGGTATTGGACGCGCAGGACCGTGTCCACTTCACCCTGGTGAACGCCAACTACGATCTGCTATACGCTAACGAGAGCACGGGGTTCTGGAACGCGCAGAGGGTGGCCACATCGGTCAAGGCTGACAGCCCCCGCATCGCCGGCGATGACGATGGCAGAGCGCACATCATTTACACGGATGGGCAACGCTCCTCACTGATGTACGCGACGAACCTAGGCGGCTCGTGGAGCAGCCACGTTATTGAACCACAGGACGAGGGACGGTCGGTATACTCGGGAGCCGTCGTGGTGGACTCCCAGGGCGCAGCTCACGCCCTCTACCTGATGGGGTCACCGTCGACCAACGATCTCGTGGTCAGGTACGCCTCCTTCACGCCCGATGTCCACACCGTTCCGTCCGCTCCCCAGGAGCTTACGGCCGTTCCTGGTAATAACCAGGCGGAGGTGAGCTGGTCCGCACCCCTGTCCGATGGGGGGTCGCCCATCACCGGCTACCTATTGTACTGGCGAGAGGGGGCGGAGGGTGTTGATTCCTCGGTGTTCGTCAACGTAACGAGCTACCTGCGCACCGGCCTGCTCACTGGGAGGGAGTACTACTGCAAGGTCGCCGCCATCAACGACGAGGGCGTGGGTCCGAACACTAGCGCCATCTTGATCACGGTCGCCGGTGGAACACCGTACCCCTCAGCACCTCGCGGCCTTTCCGCAGCGTACTCCGACGGCACAGTGGTGCTGACATGGTCAGCGCCGACCTACGGAGAGAACATCACAGGTTACAGAGTTTACCGCGGGACCACCTCCTCCATGGAGCATCTCGCAACGGTCAACGGCACTACCGCTGAGGACAGGGACCTCCAGGCAGGGATGACCTACTACTACAATGTGAACGCCGAGAACGAGAGCGGTGCGGGCGAGGTCAGCGAGACGGTGAGCGTGACGGTCCCGTCCTCGACATTAGATGACATCATCGCTTTCCTGGGGTCCACCGGCGGAGCGGTCTTGATAGCGGGCCTTGCGGTAGCGTCCATCGGTACCGCATGGTATGTCCTGGGGCGCCGCAGAGCGAGATGA
- the otsB gene encoding trehalose-phosphatase, giving the protein MTMELMIDGMDRSALDWWDDILERLMGGSPIVFLDYDGTLTPIVEVPSKAVLSDSMRGTLHRLANYCPVALMSSRSLTDVRSKVGLDHLIYVGSGGYEVLGPWGHYVEDRGERFKPLLDQAEMALRYRIGDIRGALVERKRFAVAVHHRLVDPHDYPRLKTVFEDIARKFPELESIMEKRAFELRPNMDWHKGRAVNLVIDMIGIRKGAVPMYIGDDVTDEHAFRTIGEKGVTILVTEVQRQTAAEFVLFDFQEVQELLERLIVSLAEGRSD; this is encoded by the coding sequence TTGACCATGGAGCTGATGATCGATGGGATGGATAGGTCGGCCCTCGACTGGTGGGACGACATCCTAGAGAGGCTCATGGGCGGCAGCCCCATCGTGTTCCTGGATTATGATGGAACGCTAACGCCCATAGTGGAGGTGCCTTCCAAGGCCGTTCTCTCGGACAGCATGCGTGGAACCCTCCACCGCCTCGCCAACTATTGCCCGGTGGCGCTGATGAGCAGCCGCAGCCTTACGGATGTCAGGAGCAAGGTGGGCCTGGACCACCTAATATACGTGGGGAGCGGCGGCTACGAGGTGCTGGGGCCCTGGGGGCACTACGTGGAGGACCGGGGTGAGCGGTTCAAGCCTCTGCTGGACCAGGCGGAGATGGCGCTGCGGTACCGGATCGGAGACATCCGCGGCGCTCTGGTGGAGCGCAAGCGGTTCGCAGTGGCGGTTCACCACCGGCTGGTGGACCCCCATGACTATCCCCGGCTGAAGACCGTCTTCGAGGACATCGCCAGGAAGTTCCCGGAGCTGGAGAGCATCATGGAGAAGAGGGCCTTTGAGCTCCGGCCCAACATGGACTGGCACAAGGGAAGGGCGGTGAACCTGGTCATCGACATGATAGGCATCAGGAAGGGCGCCGTTCCCATGTACATCGGTGATGACGTCACCGATGAGCACGCGTTCAGGACCATAGGCGAGAAGGGCGTGACCATCCTGGTCACCGAGGTCCAGCGTCAGACGGCTGCAGAGTTCGTGCTATTCGATTTCCAAGAGGTGCAGGAGCTGCTGGAGAGGCTGATCGTGTCGCTCGCCGAAGGACGGTCCGATTGA
- a CDS encoding Fic family protein yields MVMKKTILDSLRSELLDRGSLDSLPEAIWKGMSSLNTYGTNAIEGNTLSMDEVETVLLGMKGVERPIAHILETIQHERAFRDLMKRRGRAINLVTILEIHEEVFVGLMDDAGQWRRTNVNVRGASFTPPRPEKVVQRMDALIEEYDRRDMEGEDPLILGSWLHHGFEAVHPFSDGNGRVGRLLLNLHLMKHNWPPVHVLPPDRDIYLDALEEGNKGSLAPLTDYLKVIMGSSLLDLLSQVGTAEDELRSLIELQEMGPYSAKYLALRAKQGELPALRIKGGWRSSKRALVLYSDEVGRDSRRK; encoded by the coding sequence ATGGTCATGAAAAAAACCATACTTGATAGTCTCAGGAGCGAACTACTTGACCGGGGGTCGCTGGATTCCCTGCCTGAGGCCATCTGGAAGGGGATGAGCTCGCTCAACACCTATGGTACGAACGCCATCGAAGGAAACACACTGAGCATGGATGAGGTGGAGACCGTCCTCCTCGGCATGAAAGGTGTGGAGAGGCCGATCGCTCACATTCTGGAAACGATCCAACACGAGAGGGCGTTCAGAGACCTGATGAAGCGAAGAGGTAGGGCCATCAATCTGGTGACCATCCTTGAGATCCATGAAGAGGTGTTCGTGGGACTGATGGACGATGCGGGCCAGTGGAGGCGGACAAACGTGAACGTCCGGGGTGCATCGTTCACTCCACCAAGGCCGGAGAAGGTGGTACAGAGGATGGACGCTTTGATCGAGGAATACGATAGAAGGGACATGGAAGGCGAAGATCCATTGATATTAGGGTCCTGGCTGCATCATGGCTTCGAGGCGGTCCATCCATTCAGCGATGGCAACGGGCGTGTGGGAAGGTTACTGCTGAACCTTCACCTCATGAAGCACAACTGGCCGCCCGTCCATGTCCTTCCGCCAGACCGTGACATCTATCTGGATGCACTGGAAGAAGGCAACAAGGGGTCTCTGGCACCGCTGACCGATTACCTGAAGGTCATCATGGGAAGCTCCCTCCTTGACCTCCTGTCCCAGGTAGGCACTGCTGAAGACGAACTGAGGTCCCTCATCGAACTACAGGAAATGGGCCCTTATTCAGCCAAATACCTTGCCCTGAGAGCAAAGCAGGGTGAGCTTCCGGCCTTAAGGATTAAGGGTGGTTGGAGATCGAGCAAGCGGGCCCTCGTCCTATATTCTGATGAGGTGGGAAGGGATTCGAGGAGGAAGTGA
- a CDS encoding lipocalin family protein, whose translation MPELRTVDHVDVERYMGTWYEIAKIPFKFEEGLVGITANYTLLPNGKVRVLNKGYVKDFNGKEKVAKGTATVVDKKTNAKLKVSFFWPFAADYWIIELGKDYEYAVVGQESRRFLWILSRTPQMDDTLYEELLQRISTKGYDTSKLEKNPQRPMP comes from the coding sequence ATGCCCGAGCTCAGGACCGTTGATCATGTCGACGTGGAAAGGTACATGGGAACATGGTATGAGATTGCCAAGATACCGTTCAAGTTCGAAGAGGGCCTCGTAGGCATCACCGCTAACTACACGTTGCTTCCCAACGGCAAGGTCAGGGTGCTGAACAAAGGGTACGTGAAAGACTTCAATGGGAAGGAGAAGGTCGCCAAGGGGACCGCCACCGTGGTCGATAAGAAGACGAACGCCAAGCTGAAGGTCTCATTCTTCTGGCCCTTCGCAGCGGACTACTGGATCATCGAGCTCGGGAAGGATTACGAGTACGCGGTCGTCGGCCAGGAGTCCCGCAGGTTCCTGTGGATCCTCTCGAGAACGCCACAGATGGACGATACGTTGTATGAGGAGCTGCTGCAGCGCATTAGTACCAAGGGATATGACACGTCCAAGCTGGAGAAGAATCCACAGCGGCCGATGCCATAG
- a CDS encoding methyltransferase domain-containing protein, with amino-acid sequence MSDWNPTQYLRFVNERTRPVHDLISRIDTAEPKRILDIGCGPGNSTIALRDRWPAAKVIGLDSSKNMVEKARQDCPEAEFLVRDASGDLSDLGTFDVVFANASLQWMPDHEALIPRLFKLLGEEGIFAAQLPQYDQMPMSKVVAELVSTPQWSPKLGDVRTGFSFHPDGFYYDLLSQLTDDIQMWATEYFHIMPGHSDIISMMESTALRPYTDHLEGEQIVDFKASVCKVLKTTYVAQQDGRVLFPFKRLFVVARHHACLDSR; translated from the coding sequence ATGTCCGACTGGAATCCCACGCAATACCTTCGATTCGTAAACGAGCGCACGCGGCCTGTGCACGACCTTATCTCCCGCATCGATACTGCCGAACCAAAACGGATCCTGGACATTGGCTGCGGGCCAGGCAACAGCACCATCGCGCTCAGAGATAGATGGCCGGCAGCTAAGGTCATCGGTCTGGACAGCTCCAAGAACATGGTTGAAAAGGCCCGACAGGATTGCCCAGAGGCGGAGTTCCTGGTCCGGGACGCCTCCGGCGATCTTTCGGATCTGGGTACGTTCGACGTGGTCTTTGCCAACGCCTCGCTGCAGTGGATGCCCGACCACGAAGCCCTGATCCCGCGCCTGTTCAAACTTCTCGGTGAGGAAGGCATCTTCGCGGCCCAGCTCCCTCAGTACGACCAGATGCCAATGTCGAAGGTGGTCGCCGAGTTAGTATCGACACCACAATGGTCGCCTAAACTGGGTGACGTCCGAACGGGCTTCTCGTTCCACCCCGATGGGTTCTACTACGACCTGCTTTCCCAGCTCACCGACGACATCCAGATGTGGGCGACGGAGTACTTCCACATAATGCCCGGTCACAGTGATATCATCAGCATGATGGAGTCGACAGCCCTACGGCCGTACACTGACCACCTGGAGGGCGAGCAGATAGTCGACTTCAAAGCCTCTGTGTGCAAAGTATTGAAAACCACCTACGTCGCGCAGCAAGATGGCAGGGTCCTGTTCCCGTTCAAACGCTTGTTCGTCGTGGCCCGCCACCATGCCTGTCTCGACAGCCGATGA